In one Fimbriimonadaceae bacterium genomic region, the following are encoded:
- a CDS encoding peptidyl-prolyl cis-trans isomerase, with protein sequence MIFSTLFAALALAVQQAPFKADLPAKYLTPPPAPSRVLARVDGVEIKASDVEPFLWDWRADEALMDLISYQMAKAEAASKGVQVPEKEIEAEVDRQIEAVRSSLQPGQTPEQSLKDEGFPRSRLYLRVASQLLIDGIVLRQFDPKEYVNVSTIVIKPVDEQASSLSAALKKAEDAYSRLQGGEPWETVLASLADPAGRPSGGPVGWRPLSAFPDTVRSELEKLEPGKVTKPAQTSNGIQIFRMERQGSAAVGVEMDQLKATYLTGARQSYAKQLRDRVKIERFDRGGLEN encoded by the coding sequence ATGATTTTCAGCACACTTTTCGCCGCACTCGCGCTCGCCGTGCAGCAGGCGCCGTTCAAGGCCGACCTTCCCGCCAAATACCTGACCCCGCCCCCCGCCCCGTCTCGGGTGCTTGCGCGCGTCGACGGGGTGGAGATCAAGGCATCTGACGTCGAGCCCTTTCTCTGGGACTGGCGCGCCGACGAGGCGCTGATGGACTTGATCTCCTACCAGATGGCCAAGGCCGAGGCCGCGAGCAAGGGCGTCCAGGTTCCCGAAAAGGAGATCGAAGCCGAGGTGGATCGGCAGATCGAGGCTGTGCGCTCGAGCCTCCAGCCCGGCCAGACGCCCGAGCAGTCGTTGAAGGACGAAGGGTTCCCGCGCTCGCGCCTCTACCTGCGCGTGGCGAGTCAGCTCCTGATCGACGGGATCGTGCTGCGCCAATTCGACCCCAAGGAGTACGTGAACGTCTCCACCATCGTCATCAAACCCGTCGACGAGCAGGCAAGCTCCCTTTCGGCCGCTTTGAAGAAGGCCGAAGACGCCTACTCCCGGCTCCAGGGCGGCGAACCTTGGGAGACCGTGCTCGCCAGTCTCGCCGACCCCGCGGGCCGACCCAGCGGCGGTCCCGTGGGCTGGAGACCGTTGTCGGCGTTTCCTGACACGGTCCGAAGCGAGCTCGAAAAGCTCGAGCCGGGAAAGGTCACGAAACCCGCCCAGACCTCCAACGGCATCCAGATCTTCCGCATGGAGCGCCAGGGGAGCGCGGCGGTGGGAGTCGAGATGGACCAGCTCAAGGCCACGTATCTCACCGGGGCTCGCCAGTCGTACGCGAAGCAGTTGCGGGACCGGGTCAAGATCGAGCGTTTCGACCGTGGCGGGCTGGAAAACTAG
- a CDS encoding glycosyltransferase family 4 protein: protein MRSLLLTRQNWGGIARYAEDLAEALGACDVEAAAVDATDWMPNETGPKFDKHVSKRLVDTARGFDVVHAVGYRTAWACSAAFGDKRPWIYTAYDLPKTRHPLFVGRLNDSAAGLCSARAVRKALDDILVMNLETVVIGVRQPHQALDRDQARAALELPTGGSVVAGAGRWVPDRGFDALVRSMESVWESEPDTTLVLAGGGPEKDELSRLAAESRQPERVRLLGLVDDPAVVMAAADIFVVPSRRGGTSMAAMEAMASGLPVLLRDTGGLAELIDPDLSGMLFDTDEQLGSTIVEMLGLPLTLETLGGAAKVAAAERFRIDRNAERVAEVYRSVTP from the coding sequence ATGAGATCGCTTCTCCTCACGCGGCAGAACTGGGGCGGCATCGCCCGCTATGCCGAAGATCTGGCCGAGGCGCTGGGCGCCTGCGATGTCGAGGCCGCGGCGGTCGATGCCACGGACTGGATGCCGAACGAAACCGGCCCCAAGTTCGACAAGCACGTCTCCAAGCGGCTGGTGGACACCGCGCGGGGCTTCGACGTCGTGCACGCGGTCGGCTACCGAACGGCCTGGGCGTGCAGCGCGGCGTTTGGGGACAAGCGACCCTGGATCTACACGGCCTACGACCTGCCGAAGACGCGCCACCCGCTGTTCGTGGGGCGCCTCAACGACTCCGCCGCAGGGCTCTGCTCGGCGCGCGCGGTGCGGAAGGCGCTCGACGACATCCTGGTGATGAATCTCGAGACCGTGGTGATCGGCGTCCGCCAACCCCACCAGGCGCTCGACCGCGACCAGGCGCGCGCGGCGTTGGAGCTTCCGACCGGGGGGTCGGTGGTGGCCGGCGCGGGGCGCTGGGTTCCCGACCGCGGCTTCGACGCGCTCGTCCGATCGATGGAAAGCGTGTGGGAGTCCGAGCCGGACACGACCCTGGTCCTTGCGGGCGGCGGGCCCGAGAAGGACGAGTTGAGCCGCCTCGCGGCCGAGAGCCGTCAGCCGGAGCGGGTCCGGCTGCTCGGGCTCGTGGACGATCCGGCCGTCGTGATGGCGGCCGCCGACATCTTCGTGGTGCCCAGCCGCAGAGGCGGCACGAGCATGGCCGCGATGGAGGCGATGGCGAGCGGCCTTCCCGTCCTCCTGCGCGATACCGGAGGCCTGGCCGAACTCATCGATCCCGACCTTTCGGGAATGCTGTTCGACACGGACGAGCAGCTCGGAAGCACGATCGTCGAGATGTTGGGCCTGCCATTGACCCTGGAGACCCTCGGCGGCGCCGCCAAAGTCGCGGCGGCCGAGCGGTTTCGAATCGACCGGAACGCCGAGCGGGTCGCAGAAGTCTATCGTAGCGTGACCCCATGA